TGCAGGTGGTGCGTGGGCTGAGTGCAGGAGCCCGAGTCTTTGAGTACATGGCCCTGAACCCTGTCATCCCACTGACTGGGGGCTACTCCATCCCCAGCAAGGACCTTCATGGTTCCATCACCTTCCAGAACGTCAGCTTCAGGTCAGCATtggtggggaggtggagaaaagggACCTTTTGGGCTGAGAATGAGGGGAAATCAGCTGGCATTTAACTGAATGCTTCCTGTGAGTAAGGGCCAGGAACCTGGTCTGACTAGGGCTCTCTTGGCCACCCCAGCTACCCCTGCCGACCTGGGTTCGAAGTGCTCAAGGACTTCACCCTGAAGCTGCCCCCTGGCAAGATAGTGGCTCTCGTGGGCCAGTCTGGGGGAGGTAAGAGGAACCTcaccattttgtattttttggtaACCACTTGGAGCAGGGCTGGTAGCAAGCTCTCCATGGTTCCTCCAAACCccttctctccacctccctccaGGAAAGACCACAGTTGCTTCCCTTCTGGAGCGCTTCTATGACCCTGCAGCTGGCACGGTGATGCTGGATGGGCATGACCTGCGTACACTCGACCCCTCCTGGCTCCGGGGCCAGGTCATAGGTTTCATCAGCCAGGTGAAGggcagagctgggcagggtctCAACAGCAAAAGACCGgggcccttctctctcttctccactgtTCCTCCCTGTTCCTCCCTGGTCTTCATGGTTTCTAGCTGTCCTCTGGATCCAGGAcatccctctccctctgcagCTTTGTCCTTATACTCCAGAGCATAGACACTGCTCCTGTGGGCTGCAGTCTTAGGGTACCAAAGCAGCAGTTCTAAAGCTGCCAATAGCCACATGCAGGTGAGGCCAAAACTCACATGACCTTCTATTACTATAGGGCCCGACCATTGTCACCTTGATGTGTGTCCTTGTTCTGGGGaggctgggtgtgtgtgtgtgtgtgtgtgcacctcttTGAACTTCAGACGCACCCTGTAATAGTGGTCTTATAAAATAGACCCTGGTGCACATGACAGTCCCTAGGTTTTGAGGCTGGCTCAGAGTATAGCCTGTAGACGCCATCTCTGTGTCCCCATGCCACTCCACCTTGCAGGAGCCAGTCCTGTTTGCAACAACCATCATGGAGAATATCCGATTTGGGAAGCTAGATGCTTCCGATGAAGAGGTGTATACAGCTGCACGAGAAGCCAATGCCCACGGGTTCATCAGCAGCTTCCCTGATGGCTACAGCACTGTGATTGGTGGGTTCTGATGGGAAGCCCTTGCCATCTCTATTTGGCCCTTCCTTGCTCTGTCAATTTGGTGTGCCCCTTATTATTGAGGCTTCCCAGGGCTGCTCCCCTTATTGACCTGTGACCCTGCCATCACTTGGCACTCCCTTCCAGGTTGTCTCCTGTGGTTTCAAATCCCTTTGTGGTTAGCATCTTTGTGCTGTGCAGCCCATTCTTGGGTGCCAGGTGGTCTTACTGCAGCCAAGGCCAGAATCCAGAAGATAGTTGTTGCTGTAAGGCACCTGGTGGGATATCATCTCAAGAGACCCACCTAGGAAGGGAGACACATGCAAGACATTGTGTTTTGGGTGCACTGTCATGCTGGGGCATTCAGACTGACAAGTATAAACACGACAGCTGGGGGTGAAGTCCTGACAGGAGCCTTATGGAAGTTCCTAAGTACCCAGTACCTGTTGCCCACCACCTCCAGTGGTCACTTTAGACCCCTGTCCTGTCTCCTCTTTCCCTAGGTGAGCGGGGCACAACCTTGTCTGGTGGTCAGAAGCAGCGCCTGGCCATCGCACGGGCCCTCGTCAAGCAGCCCACAGTGCTGATCCTGGATGAGGCCACCAGTGCACTGGATGCAGAATCTGAGCGGGTCGTGCAGGAGGCTCTGGACCGGGCCAGTGCTGGGCGCACCGTGTTGGTCATTGCCCACCGGCTCAGTACTGTTCGTGCAGCCCACTCCATCATCGTCATGGCCAATGGCCAAGTCTGTGAGGTCAGTCAGGCTAGGAATGGGCAGCGGCTCGGGTGGCACAGCTAAGCTATATGAGCACCTGGCCTGCTTCCAGGCGCTTGAGGTCatgtgctgggaacaaaaccccAACAGACCAAGGTCTTCCTATCCTTGGATAAACCCAGGCTACTACCCTCTGGGAAAGTTGAACTACAGGCTCCCAGGACCAGAGGATGTGTATGTTGTtggtaaagaaactgaggcatagctGGCCACCCAGAGGCTAAGATGCAGAGAGGCTGTCTCACAGACTTGTGGGAGTAGTCAGGGGCAGAATCAGAGGACATAAGTGTATCCCACAGCCGCAGCCAAAGGAGAGACAAAAGTAATCAGACCTCTCAGTGTCAACTGAACAGAAGGTGGCATTGGCTGGTGAAGCTGTCTGTGCCCAAGGTGGCAGAGTTGTCAAGTGTCCCCAGAAGGACCATGAGCCTAAGTAGCTGTGAGCCTCACAGGTGATGGAGGTCAGCCCTGCTGGGACTCTGAGTTTAACTCTGTTAAAATGACCTTCCTTCTGTCTCCAGGCTGGGACCCATGAAGAACTCCTTAAAAAAGGTGGGCTCTATGCAGAGCTTATCCGGAGACAAGCACTGGATGCCTCGCTGAACTCACCCCTACCTGCAGAGAAGCCTGGAGACCCCAGACACTGCTAGGGGAAAGCCTGAGACCCTTGGGGCCAGGTCACTGCAGGGCGTCAGTCCGAGGCTGGAGCTTGGCTGGGACAGAGGCCTTGAAGGGCCAGTGTGCTGGAGTGTGGCCTGCACTACTGCTCCCTTAAAGAGCCAGGCCCAGCAGCGGGGGCGGGACGTGGCTCTCCTCCCACCTGCTCCTACCATCCTGACTCAGTTCTGTGGACATGGATGTTCACAGTCAGGCAAAGTCCCTGAACATCTCTGCTCTACCCTCTCAGGCTGGGCCAGTTCTTCCCCCAACACTCAGTTGTTTAGGCCCTCACTCCAAGGGACTGTCCAGGCCTGGTAGAATAggatgtaatctcagcacttgagagagagaagtggggggatCAAGAGTTCAggaccatcctgggctacatagtgaaactctatctcaaaaaataaaagaacctaaataaataaaattttaaaagaggctGAGGCTGTAGCTTAGTAGCAGAATGCTTGCCTGACACGTGAGGGTCCTAGATACAATCCTTTGTACtgcaaataagaaagaaagc
The DNA window shown above is from Arvicanthis niloticus isolate mArvNil1 chromosome 15, mArvNil1.pat.X, whole genome shotgun sequence and carries:
- the Abcb8 gene encoding mitochondrial potassium channel ATP-binding subunit isoform X4 translates to MVATVPALPDVLSHQLALGAALVNVQIPLLLGQLVEIVAKYTRDHMGSFVFESRKLSIQLFLLYGVQGLLTFGYLVLLSHIGERMATDMRQALFSSLLRQDIAFFDAKKTGQLVSRLTTDVQEFKSSFKLVISQGLRSCTQVIGSLVSLSMLSPRLTLILAIVTPALMGVGTLMGSGLRKLSRQCQEQIARATGVADEALGNVRTVRAFAMEKREEERYQAELESCRCKAEELGRGIALFQGLSNIAFNCMVLGTLFIGGSLVAGQQLKGGDLMSFLVASQTVQRSMASLSVLFGQVVRGLSAGARVFEYMALNPVIPLTGGYSIPSKDLHGSITFQNVSFSYPCRPGFEVLKDFTLKLPPGKIVALVGQSGGGKTTVASLLERFYDPAAGTVMLDGHDLRTLDPSWLRGQVIGFISQEPVLFATTIMENIRFGKLDASDEEVYTAAREANAHGFISSFPDGYSTVIGERGTTLSGGQKQRLAIARALVKQPTVLILDEATSALDAESERVVQEALDRASAGRTVLVIAHRLSTVRAAHSIIVMANGQVCEAGTHEELLKKGGLYAELIRRQALDASLNSPLPAEKPGDPRHC
- the Abcb8 gene encoding mitochondrial potassium channel ATP-binding subunit isoform X6 codes for the protein MSSHSVDKLALGAALVNVQIPLLLGQLVEIVAKYTRDHMGSFVFESRKLSIQLFLLYGVQGLLTFGYLVLLSHIGERMATDMRQALFSSLLRQDIAFFDAKKTGQLVSRLTTDVQEFKSSFKLVISQGLRSCTQVIGSLVSLSMLSPRLTLILAIVTPALMGVGTLMGSGLRKLSRQCQEQIARATGVADEALGNVRTVRAFAMEKREEERYQAELESCRCKAEELGRGIALFQGLSNIAFNCMVLGTLFIGGSLVAGQQLKGGDLMSFLVASQTVQRSMASLSVLFGQVVRGLSAGARVFEYMALNPVIPLTGGYSIPSKDLHGSITFQNVSFSYPCRPGFEVLKDFTLKLPPGKIVALVGQSGGGKTTVASLLERFYDPAAGTVMLDGHDLRTLDPSWLRGQVIGFISQEPVLFATTIMENIRFGKLDASDEEVYTAAREANAHGFISSFPDGYSTVIGERGTTLSGGQKQRLAIARALVKQPTVLILDEATSALDAESERVVQEALDRASAGRTVLVIAHRLSTVRAAHSIIVMANGQVCEAGTHEELLKKGGLYAELIRRQALDASLNSPLPAEKPGDPRHC